A section of the Streptomyces sp. CG1 genome encodes:
- the pqqD gene encoding pyrroloquinoline quinone biosynthesis peptide chaperone PqqD: MTPAPIPRGRPWRPVLARGVVLRYDPVRGADLLLLPERVVVLDGSAGDVLRLCDGVRDVPGVVTELAVRHHPGAPVAVEIPEFLDRLRKEGWLG, translated from the coding sequence ATGACACCGGCGCCGATCCCACGGGGCAGGCCCTGGCGTCCCGTGCTCGCCCGGGGTGTGGTGCTGCGGTACGACCCGGTCCGGGGCGCCGACCTGTTGCTGCTGCCGGAGCGGGTGGTGGTGCTCGACGGCAGTGCCGGTGACGTGCTGCGGCTGTGCGACGGCGTCCGGGACGTGCCCGGCGTCGTCACCGAACTGGCCGTACGACACCACCCCGGCGCGCCGGTCGCCGTCGAAATCCCGGAATTTCTCGACCGGTTACGAAAGGAGGGCTGGCTGGGATGA
- the pqqE gene encoding pyrroloquinoline quinone biosynthesis protein PqqE, with protein MTAPPDPSDPPDPPWALLAELTHACPLRCGYCSNPVELIGPSAELTTEQWAEVFRQAGGLGVVHTHLSGGEPLLRRDLPELVAAAGTAGLYTQLVTSGVGLGERRLAGLAEAGLRSVQLSVQHTDPAAAERIAGARSFAAKERAARLIRAAGLPLGLNAVLHRGNLDDLDGLVRLALAWGADRIELANTQYHGWAARNRAALLPTPAQVERARARVTRWRERLGDALEVVWVAPDLVDATAKPCMGGWGAVSLTVAPDGTVLPCPAAGILPGLDPPNVKDRQLDWIWRESGAFTAFRGEAWMPEPCRGCALRTVDHGGCRCQAYALTGDAARTDPACRHAPERRLVDALVHGAARAPHPPAYAYREGEP; from the coding sequence ATGACCGCACCTCCCGATCCCTCCGATCCCCCGGATCCCCCCTGGGCCCTGCTCGCCGAACTCACCCACGCCTGCCCGCTGCGCTGCGGGTACTGCTCCAACCCCGTCGAACTGATCGGCCCGTCAGCAGAGTTGACCACGGAGCAGTGGGCGGAGGTCTTCCGGCAGGCGGGCGGCCTCGGTGTCGTACACACCCACCTGTCCGGAGGGGAACCGCTGCTGCGTCGCGATCTGCCCGAGCTGGTGGCCGCCGCCGGCACCGCGGGCCTGTACACCCAGCTCGTCACCAGCGGCGTGGGGCTCGGCGAGCGGCGGCTGGCCGGGCTGGCCGAGGCCGGGCTGCGCAGTGTGCAGCTGTCGGTGCAGCACACGGACCCGGCGGCCGCCGAACGCATCGCGGGGGCCCGGTCGTTCGCGGCGAAGGAACGCGCCGCCCGGCTGATCCGCGCGGCGGGACTGCCCCTCGGACTGAACGCCGTCCTGCACCGTGGCAACCTGGACGACCTCGACGGCCTGGTCCGGCTCGCCCTCGCCTGGGGCGCCGACCGGATCGAGCTGGCCAACACCCAGTACCACGGCTGGGCCGCCCGCAACCGCGCTGCCCTGCTGCCCACGCCCGCCCAGGTCGAGCGAGCCCGCGCCCGGGTGACCCGATGGCGGGAACGGCTCGGCGACGCACTGGAGGTGGTATGGGTGGCCCCCGACCTCGTGGACGCCACCGCGAAACCCTGCATGGGCGGCTGGGGCGCCGTCTCGCTCACCGTCGCCCCGGACGGCACGGTGCTGCCCTGCCCGGCCGCCGGCATCCTGCCCGGCTTGGACCCGCCGAATGTGAAAGACCGTCAACTCGACTGGATATGGCGGGAGTCCGGAGCCTTCACCGCCTTCCGGGGCGAGGCCTGGATGCCCGAGCCGTGCCGCGGCTGCGCCCTGCGCACGGTCGACCACGGCGGCTGCCGCTGCCAGGCCTACGCCCTGACCGGTGACGCCGCCCGCACCGACCCGGCCTGCCGGCACGCCCCGGAGCGCCGCCTCGTCGATGCCCTGGTGCACGGCGCCGCCCGCGCCCCGCACCCACCCGCGTACGCCTACCGAGAAGGAGAGCCATGA